The Bacillus carboniphilus genome contains a region encoding:
- a CDS encoding glycosyltransferase family 2 protein codes for MKESIEKGKVTVILTSYNKPKTVTSAIESVMNQSYKNWELFIMDDSSNIQTHNEIRRIIGSLTQPSDKRIFFYNSMVKDQDRYKTTRYATLINQAIELSSGEFITYLTDDNYYLKNRLQVMVQHLNRYPKFETVYSKQVIKFLDARGKVLKERIRGTKGILNKPQNKVDHCSVMHRRVLCERIKKRYGSCWDDDSSNWHNGDAAFWDRMVKYSPFYPIDEVLDICFKTPHSFQTLNAYVPSDLPNGIVIKDMSNQFFLIEDGSRRLIEIDKFKHNYNHNVAVNIPDPILLKYPIGEPINTKIFNEPNLFPNYRFVFEEETRKVYFTENHQIRRIRSQNLKKHFNLTHSNMIDLKKQFIKKFPIGPDVEWEIVNSKSIMDGLLYKFKLNYYVAQNHKLCLIPNKILKRLKYHEGRAILLNRILVDRMEKGVPFNWNVKRY; via the coding sequence ATGAAAGAGTCAATTGAAAAAGGGAAAGTAACGGTAATTTTAACAAGTTATAATAAACCTAAGACTGTGACTAGTGCAATAGAAAGTGTGATGAACCAAAGTTATAAAAATTGGGAATTATTTATAATGGATGATTCTTCAAATATACAGACGCATAATGAAATTAGAAGAATAATTGGATCACTAACGCAACCTTCTGATAAAAGAATATTTTTTTATAATAGTATGGTAAAGGATCAAGATAGATACAAAACAACTAGATATGCTACTTTAATTAATCAAGCAATTGAATTATCTTCAGGTGAATTTATTACGTATTTAACTGATGATAATTATTATCTTAAGAATCGACTTCAAGTTATGGTTCAACATCTGAATCGCTATCCTAAATTTGAAACTGTATATTCAAAACAAGTAATAAAGTTTTTAGATGCACGAGGTAAGGTGTTGAAAGAGAGAATTAGGGGTACAAAAGGAATTTTAAATAAACCTCAAAACAAGGTAGATCATTGTTCGGTCATGCATAGAAGAGTTCTCTGTGAAAGAATAAAAAAGAGATATGGTTCTTGTTGGGATGATGATAGTTCAAATTGGCATAATGGAGATGCGGCTTTTTGGGATAGAATGGTTAAATACTCTCCATTCTATCCCATAGATGAAGTATTAGACATATGCTTTAAAACACCCCATTCATTTCAGACACTTAATGCTTATGTTCCTTCAGATTTACCGAATGGTATTGTTATTAAAGATATGTCTAACCAGTTTTTTCTTATAGAAGATGGGAGTAGAAGATTAATTGAAATAGATAAATTTAAACATAATTATAATCATAACGTTGCTGTGAATATTCCAGATCCCATACTTTTAAAGTATCCAATTGGTGAACCAATAAATACAAAAATTTTTAATGAACCGAATCTTTTTCCAAACTACCGCTTTGTGTTTGAAGAAGAAACAAGAAAAGTGTATTTTACTGAAAATCATCAAATAAGAAGAATTAGATCTCAAAACTTAAAGAAACATTTTAATTTAACCCATAGTAATATGATTGATTTAAAAAAACAGTTTATAAAGAAGTTTCCTATCGGACCAGATGTAGAATGGGAAATTGTCAATAGTAAGTCGATCATGGATGGTTTGTTATATAAGTTTAAGTTAAACTATTATGTCGCACAGAACCACAAACTTTGTTTGATACCTAATAAAATACTCAAACGTTTAAAGTATCATGAAGGTAGGGCTATACTCTTGAACAGAATTCTAGTTGATCGAATGGAAAAAGGAGTTCCTTTTAATTGGAATGTAAAAAGGTATTAA
- a CDS encoding CotO family spore coat protein, with amino-acid sequence MPKQPKVEPLHYIVQPKISYKQPKMQDSFQKKLKYKKIEETTENQKMDKQVRKKNLFQTLNPREKIEFILKLQEKVPQPECCITIQDVEIKCTIQSLKRNYVEVRKTATEDIMYLNVEEIKDVTMKDKDRD; translated from the coding sequence ATGCCTAAACAGCCTAAAGTAGAGCCCTTACATTACATTGTGCAGCCTAAAATATCTTATAAACAACCGAAGATGCAAGACTCTTTTCAAAAGAAACTGAAATATAAGAAGATAGAGGAGACCACTGAAAATCAGAAAATGGATAAGCAAGTGAGAAAAAAGAATTTATTTCAAACATTAAACCCTCGTGAGAAGATTGAGTTCATACTCAAGCTCCAAGAAAAAGTTCCTCAACCTGAATGTTGTATAACAATTCAAGATGTAGAAATTAAATGTACTATTCAATCTCTAAAAAGAAATTATGTAGAAGTAAGGAAAACGGCGACAGAAGATATTATGTATTTAAATGTTGAAGAGATTAAAGATGTTACGATGAAAGATAAAGATCGAGATTAA